Proteins from one Mesotoga infera genomic window:
- a CDS encoding ABC transporter ATP-binding protein — MVEISSIEKTFESRKKKVKAVDGVSFKAQPGRIYGLLGPNGAGKTTTLRIIATLLKPDSGKAQVMGFDSVKDATQVRKRIGFLTSDMKLSGNLTPRELLQFFGELNHMQNGDIKKAIREMAEYLDMGEFLDKQVGKLSSGMKQKAAMAVSLIHNPEVIIFDEPTNGLDILTARTVTEFLKDYRRQGKTIIISTHIMAVAEKLCDNVGIIFKGRLVENDSLEGLYGKFNEDNLEDLFFKVAEREGIMENA, encoded by the coding sequence ATGGTCGAGATCAGTTCAATAGAGAAGACCTTCGAAAGCAGAAAGAAAAAGGTGAAAGCCGTCGATGGAGTGAGCTTCAAGGCGCAACCGGGCAGAATATACGGGTTGCTCGGTCCCAACGGGGCGGGCAAGACGACTACTTTGCGTATCATCGCCACTCTTTTGAAACCGGATTCGGGTAAAGCGCAGGTGATGGGGTTCGATTCGGTCAAAGATGCGACCCAGGTACGCAAGAGGATCGGTTTCCTTACCAGCGACATGAAACTTTCCGGCAACTTGACCCCCAGAGAGTTGCTCCAGTTCTTCGGAGAACTCAACCATATGCAGAACGGCGATATAAAGAAGGCTATCAGGGAAATGGCCGAATATCTGGACATGGGGGAATTTCTGGACAAACAGGTCGGAAAGCTCTCAAGCGGTATGAAACAAAAGGCAGCGATGGCCGTGAGCCTTATTCACAACCCCGAAGTAATAATCTTCGACGAACCTACGAACGGTCTGGACATACTGACCGCGAGAACTGTAACGGAGTTCTTGAAGGATTATCGCAGGCAGGGGAAGACGATAATAATATCGACTCATATAATGGCTGTCGCCGAAAAACTATGTGACAACGTCGGTATAATATTCAAAGGCCGCCTGGTCGAAAACGATTCGCTCGAGGGCCTGTACGGGAAGTTCAACGAGGACAACCTTGAAGA
- a CDS encoding metallopeptidase TldD-related protein, producing MLEKIISRLQKADINGWKIEEKFIEGQEYFFVKRELDLSRAKKVRHFDLTVYRDFYESGKKYRGSSSTRLSPTMSDDELQVAIDETAFAAGFVKNPWYPLVSSMVERLEPPDHDLQELSSDAIGAIFRADNRERAWLNSMELFVTRNGHRTINSEGVDVSYTRYRTYIETIVNASGKEEVELYDQLLLSLPEKRTIEERITDLLGKAIDRSQAVSTPSLKAIPVILTGDPTKEVARYYLNQSSARMKYDRISQVEPGESVQGDETGDRINLSLVPDLEGSYFSAPFDEDGFKLMRRDIVKNGLLKGYWGNLRYSSYLGVETTGSAMNFSLLPGSMGIEEMRSSPHLEVPNFSAVEVDETTGDFGGEIRLGWYFDGTKRIPVTGGSITGNLRDIKSLYLSREVELESDYLGPKSMMIEGFNISGE from the coding sequence ATGCTTGAAAAGATAATCTCACGTCTTCAGAAAGCCGATATAAACGGCTGGAAAATAGAGGAGAAATTCATCGAAGGTCAGGAATATTTCTTCGTCAAGAGAGAACTGGATCTGAGTCGGGCGAAGAAAGTGAGGCATTTCGACCTCACCGTTTACAGAGATTTCTACGAATCTGGAAAGAAGTACAGGGGCAGTTCCAGCACCAGATTATCGCCCACGATGTCGGATGACGAATTGCAGGTCGCGATAGACGAGACTGCCTTTGCGGCCGGTTTCGTGAAGAATCCTTGGTATCCGTTAGTTTCTTCTATGGTGGAACGACTGGAACCGCCTGATCACGACCTTCAGGAACTCTCATCGGACGCGATAGGGGCGATTTTCAGGGCCGATAACCGCGAGAGGGCCTGGCTCAACTCGATGGAACTGTTCGTAACCAGGAACGGCCACAGGACAATCAACTCCGAAGGTGTCGATGTATCCTACACCCGATACAGAACGTATATCGAGACGATCGTGAATGCCTCCGGGAAGGAAGAGGTTGAGCTGTACGACCAGTTGTTGCTATCGCTTCCAGAAAAGAGAACAATAGAGGAAAGAATCACCGATCTCCTGGGAAAGGCGATCGATAGATCTCAGGCCGTATCGACTCCCTCCCTTAAGGCGATACCGGTAATACTCACCGGCGACCCGACCAAAGAAGTCGCGCGGTACTATCTCAACCAGTCGAGCGCCAGGATGAAGTACGATAGGATCTCGCAGGTTGAGCCCGGAGAGTCGGTGCAGGGAGACGAGACAGGCGACAGAATAAACTTGAGCCTCGTTCCAGACCTGGAAGGATCTTACTTTTCAGCCCCCTTCGACGAGGATGGTTTCAAATTGATGAGAAGAGATATAGTCAAGAACGGTCTGCTCAAGGGGTACTGGGGCAACTTGAGGTACTCCAGCTACCTCGGTGTCGAAACCACCGGATCGGCAATGAACTTTTCTCTGCTCCCTGGCAGTATGGGTATCGAAGAGATGAGATCCAGCCCGCACCTGGAAGTTCCCAATTTTTCCGCCGTCGAAGTGGACGAGACGACCGGCGATTTCGGGGGAGAGATAAGACTGGGCTGGTATTTCGATGGGACAAAAAGAATACCGGTGACCGGCGGGTCGATCACGGGCAATCTGAGAGACATCAAATCTCTTTATCTATCGCGCGAAGTCGAACTGGAAAGCGATTACCTGGGGCCAAAATCTATGATGATAGAAGGCTTCAATATATCCGGTGAATGA
- a CDS encoding TldD/PmbA family protein has translation MKVGKSRFLLDKKPALKKLVELLGETYPYVSILGTDVAGKAYKVTTTGITVKGSDWSERGFVIRVHDGQTYFEYSFNEVDEDSLEEIAEYVRKRTGSASKSVKELSLSYTSLTPPEEEKSEIDFEGEVAILPGKMSPGEIIQKLASIRDRAHAISEEIVNVMTLMENVRVSKLFVSAKKDLYQSYMWSQGYLYVLARRDGNTKYGIEGFSGLKGLEILDEMESKIDKVVENARMLLSAGRIEPGVYDVICSPDVAGLIAHEAFGHGVEMDMFLKGRAKAVEYIDREVASELVTMHDGAASAREVSSYVFDDEGTLAHDTVIIDRGILKRGISDIISATVLGTEPTGNGKRESFERKAYARMTNTYFAPGSDSLEEMISSIEYGYLLENYYSGMEDPKNWGIQCVIAYGREIKDGKLTGKVVSPVMMTGYVPTLLKSISMVSGEIELSGTGACGKGHKEFAKVSSGGPYIKAKARLG, from the coding sequence ATGAAAGTTGGAAAATCTCGGTTTTTACTCGATAAAAAGCCCGCTTTGAAGAAGCTGGTAGAGCTTCTAGGAGAGACGTATCCATATGTCTCCATCCTCGGAACCGATGTGGCGGGCAAAGCCTACAAGGTCACTACAACCGGAATCACCGTGAAGGGAAGCGACTGGTCGGAAAGGGGATTCGTGATCAGGGTGCATGACGGGCAGACATACTTCGAGTATTCATTCAACGAAGTAGATGAAGACTCCCTCGAGGAAATCGCCGAATACGTAAGGAAAAGAACGGGAAGCGCTTCGAAGAGCGTGAAGGAGCTTTCGCTCTCTTACACTTCTCTGACACCGCCTGAGGAAGAGAAAAGCGAGATCGATTTCGAAGGCGAGGTGGCGATACTGCCCGGTAAGATGAGTCCGGGCGAGATAATCCAGAAACTTGCCTCCATAAGGGACAGAGCCCATGCGATTTCCGAAGAGATAGTTAACGTGATGACGCTTATGGAGAACGTGAGGGTCAGCAAGCTCTTCGTATCGGCCAAGAAAGACCTTTATCAATCGTACATGTGGTCTCAGGGGTATCTTTACGTGCTGGCCAGGCGCGACGGAAACACCAAATACGGTATCGAGGGCTTTTCGGGTCTCAAAGGACTGGAAATACTCGACGAAATGGAAAGCAAGATCGACAAAGTCGTTGAAAACGCGCGCATGTTGCTATCGGCCGGGCGAATCGAGCCCGGTGTTTACGATGTTATCTGTTCTCCTGATGTGGCGGGACTTATAGCTCACGAAGCCTTCGGTCACGGCGTGGAAATGGATATGTTCTTAAAGGGAAGGGCGAAAGCCGTGGAGTACATAGACAGAGAAGTTGCCTCAGAGCTTGTCACAATGCACGATGGTGCCGCTTCTGCAAGGGAAGTCTCATCGTATGTTTTCGACGATGAAGGGACTTTGGCCCACGACACAGTGATCATCGACAGGGGTATTTTGAAGCGAGGCATATCCGATATCATATCGGCGACGGTTCTGGGCACCGAACCCACCGGAAATGGAAAAAGGGAGTCTTTCGAACGCAAAGCGTACGCCAGAATGACGAACACTTACTTTGCCCCCGGGTCCGACTCTCTGGAAGAGATGATCTCTTCTATCGAGTATGGATATCTCCTGGAGAATTATTACAGCGGTATGGAAGATCCGAAAAATTGGGGAATCCAGTGTGTGATCGCCTACGGCAGAGAGATAAAGGATGGGAAATTAACCGGAAAGGTCGTATCTCCCGTGATGATGACCGGTTATGTTCCCACCCTGTTGAAATCGATTTCCATGGTCTCCGGAGAAATCGAGCTCTCCGGAACCGGTGCCTGCGGCAAAGGCCACAAAGAATTCGCAAAGGTTTCCTCCGGAGGACCTTACATAAAAGCCAAAGCGAGGTTGGGATAA